The Rosa rugosa chromosome 3, drRosRugo1.1, whole genome shotgun sequence sequence GACTTTCAAGTAATGCTTTCAAATAAAGCATATACAGTCAGCTACTCAATCTTATGCAGAACCTAATTCCGTATCAATGCCATGTTTCTAAACGAAGGAGTACAATTAACTACCGATCAAGTGTAACTTGAGGTCTTAGAAATGTACCATTCTATTTCTCCACAGCCAACTTGAGATTCCCCAACCATCGGATAAGTTCTATTCTATCCTTGTTCATCATATACtgatgcaagaacaaagaaagcCCATCATTTACTCCCCTTGCATCTAAATAACCACGAAGCTTCTTTTGAATCTCCTCATTCACATCCCTgttcgaaaaagaaaaaacaaaacaaaacaatgtCACCACCAAACAACCGACATTCTTTCTTTTGCTTCATATCATCATTGCTAGCAACATCTAAAGCATGGCTATTCAATCCAACAGTGATAAACTTTGCCGCATAAAGATCATCATCCAACATTGTAAAACAGAAATTAGATATGGAGATGATACCTGAAATCGGGTCCCAAATAAGGCTTCGCCGGCATTCTACCACGGTGAAGAACATAAACTTTCTGAACCTCCAAACGGTCCGGCCAGGCCGAGCACAGGAACTCGAGATCATTGGAGGCGTCACCCTTGGAAATATCAACAAGCACACTAATGTGAAGACGCAAATCTTCCCCAGAGCCGTCATCTCCAGTCTTGGGAACAGATTCATACCCATCAAACATAGTAACTTCAATCTTAATCTCTTCAGTATCTCCAAATTTGCGTCTCATTGTAATCCACTGCTCCCCGGGCCGATCTTCCACCGCAAAAGAATTGAACTTTGCAGGAGGCTAATACATTATTAGTCCCCATCACAAAATTAGAATCTCTAGATTACAATATCAAAGATAACTCCAATTGCTCAAGTAAATCAAAATGGTTGGTTTCTGGTGTCACTTCATTTTCTTGGAAATGAAGGAGAGCTaactttagggtttagggtttagttgAAATTAGAAGGAAGAGAGAGTGAGGAGACCAACCTGATGAGGAGGAGCAGACTCTGACTGGTACTCGATTTCAGTGCGCAGGATTCTAAGGATGTTGGCAGTCAAGGGCGATGTGGAGAGTGCCTCAGAAGCGTAAGGTCTGTTGTGCATTTGCAGCAGAGGAGGATTTGGGTGGCCATTAATTAGGGTTTTGGgtgaacaagaagaacaatTCCGAAGCGTAGTTTGAGCAATTCGGATTAAACGAGCCATTCAGAGTGTTTAGGGTTTAACGATTTGGGGGTTTAGGTATATGGTATACTAATGCTTCTCTCCTTCTTCTGTAGTGAAACAGTTCAATGGCCTATTTGAAGAGTTATTGGGCTGAGAAGGTCATAGGCTTTAAGCTTCTCAGGCCCAAGTTGAATATAGAGAACCTAATCCTCTGGCTTTGGCTAGAGAGGTTTGTCTCTATATCTCTAACTTGGTCAAAATTGCACACATGGATGCATGCCCTTCACTAATCCTCATAAACCATTTCTGTGCTTCAATCGCAGTCACAATCACAATTAATTCAACCATTGCTAATCTGACCCAAGCATTCAAAATTCTAGATAATTTGTTTGTTTtccacaaaagaaaacaaacatcgATTATATATATCTACGTTGGAAGTGGGAACCCCAAAGTGGGTGGTGATTCCTGAAAGCCCGACATGTAGTTGTTGTGGTAATAGTTACTCGAGGTCGAGGCCACCATGAACGTGGGCATTCAATTGATTTTAGTATCCTTTGAATTATATTCATGATTCATGAACATGTTGGAGATGATAGCTACACTACAACATGCATTGATCTatgtaaaagaaaaaaggaagaagcaAGAATTGATGAAGATTGTGGGCCGGGTTTTAATCGTACATATTATGAATCCAATAAtgaaaggtaaaaaaaaaaattagccgTAACCACTTACctaattttagcctaaaaattacccacttactccactaagagtttttaactctcatttacccaatctaacatctattgacagtattaccctcattttaattaacaccTACTCccctcatactctctctctctctactcccagactctctctctctccccagtcCCCACCGTCGTTAAAATTACGCCGGAAATCCGACTCCAGACCAGAACTTGACGCAGCAGCCAGGTCATCGGACTACAACCCAGACTGCCGGAAAACCAGTTTCTGCTCCACTCCGGCACGATTTGACAGATGCTCGACCCAGACCGCGACGAGCCAGACCTGCATCTCGTCGCCGATCTGTACATACCACCGGCCACCGGTCGCGCCAATCACCAGTGTCTTCGTCCCCAGAGCAATCGCCGGTGTCTTCGTCCCTGGTCGATCCTAGAGCAATCGCCGGTGTCTTCGTCCCCGGTCAATCCGAtctggtgcccagagcaatttctgggtgtccagagcactttttatttatttatttattttggtatACTGGGAGCTCCGAGAatgggaaggaaaaaaaagtgaacgtgtacaattgaacatataaagtgatcaattgtgtctgtagtgtattcattttggttttgggagtttatgcaattcacttgagggcgataatatgattattggagggaataatatgattattgggggcaataatatgattattaagaggcaataatatggttactgggtattattagggggcaataaattcagactccggaatccggtcaccagtccggtagccggatgggattccggtgaccgatcgccggagtccgcggccggccattGGTCACCAGAGTCCGGCGAGGtatccgatgacttctctctctaagtgacaaagaaggagaaggcaaaattgtcccaaaaataaataaaaatgaataaaaaaatatttaattgggtattagggaaataatctcttagagtgtttggctAAGTGGGTAATcttttagagtgtttgggtaagtggggttaattaaccccaaaattgggtaaatgatcattttcccaaaaaaaaaattagtaaggtTTTGATTCGAGTCTACCCAACTTCTTCGTACATTGATGGTTTAGCCAACAGAAAAAATGACAATTGGATTTAATACAAATGACAAAATAGAAAGTCCAAATAGATATAGGTTTAGCCTTTCCTTTGTCTGAACAAAATATATGTGTTTAACCTTGATTAGTCCATATGTTAATTGATTAGTCAATTTGGCCGGAGTTCTAGCTAGTAGCACTAAGTTGAAGTTGAACAATGTGGGGCAGGGAGTTCGTAGATAGATGTTCAAGTTTTCCATTTTCGTTGTACTTTTGAGTATCCAAAATTGTTATTTTGTTGTCATATAGTTATTTCCACGTTAGAGCCAAgtgtgaattttattttattatcgtatttatttaacaaaaaaaaatgatcctTGTCATAATCGACTGTCCAGTGTCCAATATTCAAAACGTCTGGATACACACTAGATTAGGGGACCTTTGAATTAAGATGTTGACGTGACATCTTTTATATCACTTGTGACTTGTATTTAGCATATGACCTTGGGAAGATATGTCATACACTCAAAAGATTTTAGTAGTATACGTAAATTGTATTTAAAAGCTTAtggttggagagagagagatattatttaaaaaatataacatcttattagatttttttttagtatATATTTTATGACATTTTCATTGCACAGATAAATATACTACAAGATACAGAGAAacttagagtgtgtttggatgaggaaaaaatgatggaatttaattgaaaatgaggatttcataattcctaaaagtcaattccctcgtttggcattatcaaattggaaattttaaatttctctgtggaaaaaaacgaaggaattcgttatttaaattcctcacttcaatttccaccaaaataagTGTCATTTATGAATTcttttgcagtattcaatttttatttccaaaacaagacttttttctatttctttttatttgtcttaaactttcttaatttactacacatttcaaatcttaaatagatgcaaccaaacaatagaaattgcaattaatgaaattttagattgatggagttaaagattccatcatttataaattcctacagattttataattttctcatccaaacgaaAGGTGGAGTTAGAGGTGAACATACTAAAGTAGGGCAGGTACTTGTATTTGGAACTTGGGAAAAAATTGGTTCAAACCAATTTAGACTTGTGTGTCTGAATTCTATGATTTGTATATAGTAAATTTAGAGATGATGATTTgtatatagtaaatttcagTAGATGTCTAAAATAATAGTGTCTCCATTGTAGACGACAATGGCTCGTGGTCATGGAGATGTAAGCCTATCCTATGTTATCATGCCACCAACGGTGGAACCCAGGTTCTGCTCCGGCTCCCTACATGATAAAATATATGCCATCCAATAAATAATTTTGTTAAGAACTATGGTTTTTACCAATCCTTTTCAACACACATATATTTGTTTATAGCTTACTTCCCCCTACTTGGCGGCTTTAAGCAAGGTCAAAAGTATTCGATCCGGGTAATCTCAATTCCCAACTAGTTAGTGTGGAGAAAAATATTGCAGAAAAAGTAGTAGACCAGCCCCAACGCCAATAGCaacaagactttttttttttttctccaaagaAAACAAGACTTAACTTACACGTCTggaaaaagaatgaaatgaTGACCCAACGTGGACGATATCAATGGAAACTCTTTACTTTACTTAAAAGCATAATAATTACTATTTTGGTGCATCAGAGGAGAATTCTGCCGCAAAAAGAAAGAAGTGGAAGCTGCATTAGTTTCtgtttcttcctcctcttcttgaaTGGACATGGACTAGTATAGTTTTGTATTAGCTAATAGCTGCTTGGTTTTGCTTAGTTGTGTTTTTAGCGCGTTTCGGTTTCTGTCCCGAGTTAATTCTAGCGTGGCAAAACGCAGAAATTTGATGTAAGGGTAGTTTCCGTTATTATTTAGACTTGTAAGGTTGGTTTGATACGTAAAGCCTTCTTTTTTCCATCCGGTTTTGCTTTGCTTTTGGTTTTTGGTAATAAACTTATAAAAGAGTCCGCGGCGTGAACACTTTCGGCCGCCGGaaagggaggaggaggaggagttggGAGTTGGGAGTTGGAAAATAAGATTCGTCTTCCAAAACCGAAAGCGGGGAATTGAAAAAGAGTAATCGGAATCTCGTTATCTTTCCCGCTTTGCCCTCCGAATATCTTTCCAATTTCATATCCATCCCATCCCTCCCGTCCTCGGTTTCAGCAAAGATTCTTCTATTCTGTTCTGTTGTTTTCGGTCTGGTCTGGTTCTTCTCTTCTATGTATCAAGACGCTGACGGTTGCGGTTTTCGTGCTCCACCTTCTCCGTCTTGTGTTCATATTTCATTTCGAGAAATTCTTCTTGTttaaaaacagagagagagagagagagagagagagaaatgctGTGTAGAATGGTATTGGtgcccaagaagaagaagactggcAAAGTTCCGGTGTATCTCAATGTCTACGATCTCACACCAATCAATGGCTACGCCTATTGGCTTGGCCTTGGTGTCTACCATTCCGGCGTGCAAGGTAattcgtctttttttttttgtctttgctGTTTCCGAGTTTAGATCTGCTGGCATACATCAAATGAAAATCTGGCTTACAAGTTTATGTTCTGCACAAGAAACACTTGTAATTTGGATCTGAATGAATAGTCGAAATCTCGGCCCAGGTTAATTAGTTTTCATCATCAGAGAGATTCTGAGCAGTACAATCAAATTTTGCGTTGTTTGAGTTGGTGAATTGAATTCGTCTTCGTATTGAATCCTGTTCaactaaagagaaaaaaagtttGAAAACGTGAAACGTAGTGGACTCGGTTGTAAATTTGAGTGATCAATTATTGTTTGCTGGTTAAGAagtgatttttattttaattcataAACAAAGCTGACATCATGTATGTTCTTGGGAGGGAAATGGATTTCTGTAATAAAGTACTAGACTTGGTTATTTATTTCCTCACTCTCACATGTGAATCTAGTTTCTGTGTTTTTAGATTTTTGTGTTTATTTCTGTGTTCAGTACATGGCGTTGAATATGCTTTTGGAGCGCATGACCATGCAACAACTGGGATTTTTGAAGTTGAACCAAAGAAATGCCCTGGTTTTGTATTCCGAAAATCCATTCTGATAGGAAGAACAGATTTAGGTCCCAAAGAGGTCCGTGCATTCATGGAGAAACTCGCAGAAGACTACTCTGGAAACACATACCACCTCATCACCAAGAATTGCAACCACTTCTGTAATGATGTGTGCCTCAGATTGACAGAGAGGCCTATTCCTCGTTGGGTTAACCGTCTTGCTCGACTCGGtaacaatttcttcttctcttagAAGTTCCTTCATCGCATCCCCACCGTTATTGTTTATTAGCACAGTACCAGTATTTAATAGCACATCATGAATGGCCATGCCACCAAAAGAATTGCCATTGTTATCTCATCTCTCACATGATCAGAAATCCATCATAACATAGCTGAGATTCAAAtctgaaaaagtaaaaatagaAACGAGAATAAGTAGAATACAGATGTGGTGTTAGTTATTTGCTCATGTATATCCTTTGGGATTTCTATGAGGCAAGAAGGTCAGTTTCCGGAAAAAATAGTGTGCTTGTTGTTTACTCACTAGAAATGACTATCCTAACAATCTTCTCATGTTTTTTCAATGAACTTTAGGTTTATTCTGCAATTGTGTTCTTCCGGCTGGCCTGAACGAAACTAGGGTTCGGCAAGTAAGATCAGATGGGGGGATTTATGGAGATAAGAAGAAATTGAGAAGCCATTCAAGTAATAGTGCACCCGGTTCTGGAGGCAGAAGTTCTAGACAAAGACATTGTCTTCCGCCATCTTCATCGTTGATCCATTCTACCTCAACCCCAGCTTTGACTGTAA is a genomic window containing:
- the LOC133739448 gene encoding uncharacterized protein At2g39795, mitochondrial isoform X1, coding for MARLIRIAQTTLRNCSSCSPKTLINGHPNPPLLQMHNRPYASEALSTSPLTANILRILRTEIEYQSESAPPHQPPAKFNSFAVEDRPGEQWITMRRKFGDTEEIKIEVTMFDGYESVPKTGDDGSGEDLRLHISVLVDISKGDASNDLEFLCSAWPDRLEVQKVYVLHRGRMPAKPYLGPDFRDVNEEIQKKLRGYLDARGVNDGLSLFLHQYMMNKDRIELIRWLGNLKLAVEK
- the LOC133739448 gene encoding uncharacterized protein At2g39795, mitochondrial isoform X2; this encodes MARLIRIAQTTLRNCSSCSPKTLINGHPNPPLLQMHNRPYASEALSTSPLTANILRILRTEIEYQSESAPPHQFNSFAVEDRPGEQWITMRRKFGDTEEIKIEVTMFDGYESVPKTGDDGSGEDLRLHISVLVDISKGDASNDLEFLCSAWPDRLEVQKVYVLHRGRMPAKPYLGPDFRDVNEEIQKKLRGYLDARGVNDGLSLFLHQYMMNKDRIELIRWLGNLKLAVEK
- the LOC133738303 gene encoding deSI-like protein At4g17486; its protein translation is MLCRMVLVPKKKKTGKVPVYLNVYDLTPINGYAYWLGLGVYHSGVQVHGVEYAFGAHDHATTGIFEVEPKKCPGFVFRKSILIGRTDLGPKEVRAFMEKLAEDYSGNTYHLITKNCNHFCNDVCLRLTERPIPRWVNRLARLGLFCNCVLPAGLNETRVRQVRSDGGIYGDKKKLRSHSSNSAPGSGGRSSRQRHCLPPSSSLIHSTSTPALTVKL